TCCGGTAAGAAATTGAATTTTCTTTCTTCTTTAATTAGAAATTTTACCAGAGCGATTTATTTTTTTCCACCATTATTCTGTTTACCGGATTGTATTTGTTACTTGTTAACATCAAATGAGAAAAGAATTGGAGATTTAATTGCTGGAACAATTGTAATTAAATCAAATTAATATTTTCCTAATCACATATTCAGTAAAAATTATTTGTCAACTTGATAAATAGAAATATTTCACTTAAACTTAGACAGAAAAGTTTAGCAATTTTTGTACTGCAATTCTATTTAGGAGCAATATGAATCGAAAAGTAAATCAAATTAGAGAAATAGGTATAATTGAAAAGGAATTAAGCGTTAGCAAAGTTGGTATTCTTGCTTACAAAAATGAAAAAGAAAATGTTAACCAGGTTGTTACTTCGTTTGTGTATTTCGACAAAAACATTTTTGCATTTTATGAAGATAATGATGAAAATTTTGACAGATCGATTTTTGAAAACAATGCCAGTTTTTCAATTTATAAAGAAGAAAAAATTAGTAAAGAAAATATTCTTGATTTTGAACCTACATATAAATTTTTACAAGTCAAGTGCACCGGTGTTATAAAAAAGGTTGAAGAACAAAAAATAATTGATGATGTTGTTAAAGCTTTTACTAAAAAATATTCTGCCAAAAGCGATAAGAATAATACAGCCTTATCAAAATTGTTCTGCCTTGATACTGAAGAAATTCAAGCCGCAGAAATTATCGGAGGGTAATTTTGTATAAATATTTTTCCCTTTTCATTTCTTTACTATTTGTAGCCGGATGCTCTTCAACTAAAGTCCATTATGAACTGCCGCCTGATTGGAAAGATGAAGTAACACGAAATGAAACAATAAAAAAATATTCTGAGTTTGTTGCAGGTAAAAAAATATTTATAGATCCTGGACATGGTGGAGAAGACAGGTATAACAAAGGTAAATTAGAACTGGTTACAGAAGCCGATATAAATCTTAAAGTAGGATTATATTTAAGGGATTATCTTCAAAAAGCCGGGGCGGTGGTGTTTATGAGTCGTGAAAAGGATGAAACTGTACTTCTTCAAACCCGATCTGATATGGCAAACAGTTCCGGGGCGGAATTATTTGTCAGCATTCATCATAATGCACCTGGGGCTAAGGAAGATGATTGGACCGATTACACTTCCACTTATTACCATGCATTTGAAACCGATTTTGAGTACGAACCTTGTAACCGGGATATTGCGCGTTTTGTTCAAAGAGATCTATCTTATGTTATGGATAATCCTGGTGGGCTCGGTTCTTTTGATGGGACTTATTCCGATTACATGATCTATCCCAAAATGGGATTTTCTGTTTTGCGTCTTACTAAAATTCCGTGTGTTTTAGTTGAAGGCGGTTTCTTTACTAACAACTACGAAGAGCAAAGACTTTCACTTGATGAATTCAATCAAATACAAGCGTGGGGAATATTTAGAGGTTTAGCCAAATATTTTAAAGTTGGAATTCCGCAAATCATTCCTCTTTATGATGAAGCCAATGAAATTTCAAGTCGGGATACAATTCTAACTTTTGCACTGGAAGATAAAAGCGGAATTAATCCCAAAGCAATTTCAGTTTACCTGGATTCGCTCCAAACAAAATTTGATTTTAATACCCTAACGAAGATGCTATGTGTTCCAATATCTGGTTTACAAACAGGCGATCACACACTGAGGATTATCTGTGCCAATCATAATGAAAACCATTCATTACCTTTCACAAAGAAAATTAGAATTAAACCGGAATTAAATTAATTCACCTTTACCTGAAGTTAAACAATAACCCGAAGTGCATTATTTGAGGAAAAAATTTGAAATATAAAATGCGGGGCTAATACTTTGCACTACAACAAATCACTTTTTTATTATTAAAAACAATTTTTGATTTTAATTTCCTCTTGACAGTATTATTTCTTTTTACCAAATTGTTTACGGATTAAAAGATTATTTTAAAATTATTCTTTCATCACATAGTCGAAAATTATTTTATATAGATTTTCCTAATCAAGGGGAATTTATGATTTAAATGCGGGAGGAATTTTATGACTGTTACACACCAAACTAAAATTGATTATTTAATCTTTCTGAAATAAAAAATAATTTTTATATCTTTTATCATTTTGGGGAACCAATGATATTAAATAAGAAAAATATTTTAAAAGAAAAATTTATTCGCTGCTTTGCTAAAATTAAAATAGGTAGAGAAGGAATTGCTATATCCACTTGTGTATTTAAAGCGACTTAAGCAAAACCAATAATTCCTAAAGGCAGAGGGAAATTTTAAAATGAAGATTAGAAGAATAACAATAGCGTATTAAGAAACGAGAATAACAGATATAAAAATAGTGTTATTGAATTGAGAATTAACAATGCCGTAAATAAGATTTACATCGTCCGAAAGGACATTCACATTAAAGGAATAAAGATTTACTATGGCAAAAAATGAAATTGCATTGGCTAAAAATGGATTTACATTGAACGAAAGAGTAGTAACGTTGACGGGCAGCACAATTACAGTAACCGAAAATGAAATTACACTTCCTGAAAGTGTAGTTACACTGCCCGAAAACACAATTAAAATGGTTGAAAAAGAAATTACAGTATATGAAAATTGAGTTACAAGGGAAGAAAATGCGAAAACAGAATGAAAATAAGGTTTTGTGAAAATAC
The Ignavibacteriales bacterium DNA segment above includes these coding regions:
- a CDS encoding N-acetylmuramoyl-L-alanine amidase, with translation MYKYFSLFISLLFVAGCSSTKVHYELPPDWKDEVTRNETIKKYSEFVAGKKIFIDPGHGGEDRYNKGKLELVTEADINLKVGLYLRDYLQKAGAVVFMSREKDETVLLQTRSDMANSSGAELFVSIHHNAPGAKEDDWTDYTSTYYHAFETDFEYEPCNRDIARFVQRDLSYVMDNPGGLGSFDGTYSDYMIYPKMGFSVLRLTKIPCVLVEGGFFTNNYEEQRLSLDEFNQIQAWGIFRGLAKYFKVGIPQIIPLYDEANEISSRDTILTFALEDKSGINPKAISVYLDSLQTKFDFNTLTKMLCVPISGLQTGDHTLRIICANHNENHSLPFTKKIRIKPELN